One stretch of Hevea brasiliensis isolate MT/VB/25A 57/8 chromosome 12, ASM3005281v1, whole genome shotgun sequence DNA includes these proteins:
- the LOC110670961 gene encoding early nodulin-like protein 18 gives MKISFMLSFLLLFLLLSLLCQHCHSAKIFVDGVSEWKNPSVHVGDSITFKHKYHYNLYIFQNQRAFNLCNFTQASILTEPNTSYTWYPSRPGLYYFAFNNGSQKSCSQGSQKLSIKVSSQAPPPAAEFPPTAPPIPPPISNGVLPSPAPEPSSGASGSPLTVPTVVPDKSGGVPFIYSNPAVPLPTGEVDSATIRPLSASGHHQQVAVGLLGAHMTLFCVALLVLL, from the exons ATGAAGATTTCTTTCATgctttcatttcttcttctttttcttctactCTCCTTGCTCTGTCAACATTGTCACTCCGCAAAAATCTTTGTAGATGGTGTTTCAGAGTGGAAAAACCCTAGTGTTCATGTAGGAGACTCAATCA cTTTCAAACACAAGTATCACTACAACCTCTACATTTTCCAGAACCAAAGAGCATTCAATCTCTGCAACTTCACTCAAGCCTCAATTCTCACTGAGCCCAACACCTCCTACACG TGGTACCCATCACGCCCTGGTTTGTACTACTTCGCGTTCAACAACGGCTCTCAGAAATCTTGCAGTCAAGGCTCTCAAAAACTCTCCATAAAGGTCTCTTCACAAGCACCACCACCAGCAGCAGAATTCCCTCCAACAGCACCTCCAATTCCACCACCCATTTCCAATGGTGTATTGCCTTCACCGGCTCCAGAACCCAGTAGTGGTGCAAGCGGATCTCCATTGACAGTACCAACGGTGGTGCCGGATAAAAGTGGCGGCGTGCCATTTATCTATAGTAATCCAGCCGTCCCTTTGCCTACCGGTGAAGTTGATTCCGCCACTATTCGCCCCTTGTCCGCCTCTGGTCATCATCAACAG GTGGCAGTGGGGTTACTTGGAGCTCACATGACTCTATTTTGTGTGGCATTGCTGGTGCTACTGTAA
- the LOC110670963 gene encoding G-box-binding factor 4, translating to MASSKVMASSKPKSSDLTSSSSSSVTARSRRASSSASAAAVSVSVAASSTKSLNDFSSIRSLTPSSSSSATSTMTVDGILRNNVYSTPSAESTLLDAQITLFDAPAPLLPATPPPQPPATAATIETNHANSSNNQEMNSVLPQASKTVDDVWREIVAGRKEMKEEPDEMMTLEDFLAKAGAVDVGEEDDEIKMPPPERLSGGLYAFDPVPPSAFQLLDKVEGSIVGFGNGMEPSSAGGGGRGVGRGKRGRTTVTEPLDKAAQQRQRRMIKNRESAARSRERKQAYQVELESLAVRLEEENERLLNEKEERTKERFKQLMEKVVPVVEKRRPPRRLRRVQSLQW from the exons ATGGCGTCGTCGAAGGTGATGGCATCGTCGAAACCGAAAAGTTCGGATCTGACATCATCATCATCGTCATCAGTAACTGCTCGATCTCGACGCGCTTCTTCTTCTGCTTCTGCTGCTGCTGTTTCTGTTTCTGTTGCTGCTTCTTCTACAAAATCACTTAATGATTTTTCTTCTATTCGTAGTCTGACGCCATCGTCGTCATCATCGGCGACGTCTACAATGACCGTCGACGGAATCCTACGTAATAATGTCTATTCCACTCCTTCCGCTGAGTCTACTCTCCTCGACGCCCAAATTACTCTCTTTGACGCCCCTGCTCCTCTCCTCCCGGCAACACCACCACCACAACCGCCGGCGACGGCGGCAACAATTGAGACAAACCATGCTAATAGTAGCAATAATCAAGAAATGAACAGTGTTCTTCCTCAGGCTAGTAAAACCGTGGACGATGTATGGAGGGAAATTGTTGCAGGGAGAAAGGAGATGAAGGAGGAGCCCGATGAGATGATGACGTTGGAGGATTTTCTGGCCAAGGCTGGGGCAGTGGACGTTGGGGAGGAGGATGATGAGATCAAGATGCCGCCTCCAGAGAGATTGAGTGGGGGACTTTATGCGTTTGATCCGGTTCCACCCAGTGCTTTCCAGCTGTTGGATAAAGTAGAGGGGTCGATTGTTGGGTTTGGGAATGGGATGGAGCCTTCATCTGCTGGAGGAGGGGGAAGAGGTGTAGGCAGGGGAAAAAGAGGGAGGACTACCGTAACGGAACCATTAGACAAGGCAGCACAGCAAAGGCAGAGGAGGATGATCAAGAATAGGGAGTCAGCTGCCAGGTCTAGAGAGAGGAAGCAG GCTTATCAAGTGGAATTGGAGTCCTTGGCAGTGAGGCTAGAGGAGGAGAATGAGCGATTGCTGAATGAGAAG GAAGAGAGgactaaagaaaggttcaagcag CTTATGGAGAAAGTGGTGCCTGTTGTTGAGAAGAGAAGACCACCCCGAAGGCTTCGGAGAGTTCAGTCCTTGCAGTGGTAA